The Halorubrum salinarum region AGATCAGTACGGGAGTCACAGAATAGGCGTCTCGGCCACATCGATCCTCCGTTGCTGATCGTTCATCAAGTTTTGTTGAAACGAAGTGCGGACCACCGGACGTAGTAACCCGAATGAAGACGCTTCAGACGGACGGACACTGTGAGTTTGGGGGCAGTACCGGACAGGACCGCTACGGACTAACGCGGAATTCGCCGTGTTTCATCCCGAAAAAGTACGCGACCACCGAGAACGCGATCATCGAGGGAAGAACCATCATAAATACGGTCGAAGGTGCCATCACTGCGGTTAGCGCGACCGTTGCGACAGCGACGATCACGGCGAGCGGAACCACCGAACGTGTAAAGTCGAACTCCATAGTTGTAGTAGTATCTAGACAAGCATAGTCCTTAAGAAACAGAAGGAATGAGGAGCCGGATGGTGACCCCAACAGTCGGATCAACGATGCGCGAACCTTGATATCCACCCTTCATACCACGTCGGTGAGACAGCTCGGATCCGTGCTCGTTTGGAGGCCGTACCCCTCATCAAATTAGCTTCCGTTGAGTGTTTACCGCGATCAACCCACCGCCGGCAATGACCGCGGCCGCTGCCGTCAGCGGATTGAAGAACCCGACAGCCAACGCCGCGAGGGCGATACCATTGTAGGAGAACGCGAGGAGGTTGTTCTGTTTCACGCGGCGGCGAGCCGCTCCCGCGAGGTCGAAGGCGGTTTCGACAGAGCGGATGTCGTTGTCGACGATGGCAATGTCGGCAGCGTCGGCGGCTAGTGCTGTACCGCCGCCCAGAGAGATACCGAGGTCGGCAGC contains the following coding sequences:
- a CDS encoding DUF7333 family protein, encoding MEFDFTRSVVPLAVIVAVATVALTAVMAPSTVFMMVLPSMIAFSVVAYFFGMKHGEFRVSP